The region AAGATCTAGGGCGAGTGGCAAGTGGCCATGAGGCTATTAACTAAGCAGCCCCAGGTGGTGTCACCAGGACTGGGGGCCAGATTCAGCTTCTAAAGGGAACAAAGTCATAGCTGAGATGACATAAACGTGAACCAAATCTGAGTGGTGAGGCAAAGATGGAAAATGACACTAAATAGTAAAGAGAGTGTCAAGAAAATAGGGAACGTGATGGTCCAGGTGAGGGGTCAGGATGAGTTAAAGAATGGAAAGTATGAGCATGGACAGCCAGGTGAGAAGTGGCAGATGTGGAGGCTTTGGGGAGCTGTGCCCCGCTGGACAGCCCTGCCCCTGCCAGTTATTATAGGCACCAAACTGTATGCCAGGTACTATGTTCATTGCTTTACACAGtagctcatttaatcatcacagctACCACAAAAGACAGAGTTTAGCATGCCAATCTAACAAATGACAAACTGAGGtagagaggttaggtgacttgcccaagatcacttaAAAGAAGTTGAAAGACAGGAATTTGAATTTAGATCTTTCTGATCCGACTTCCATTACACCTCTCGAGATCCAAACTTTCTAGGCTTAAAAACAGTAAGAATAAAACCCTTCGAGCAGCCTGATAAATATTGGTCAAATCCAATATTCCAGCTCAACCACTACGTGTTGGACGTTTGTTACTCAGAAGTTGATAAGTAATACGTTGCCCTGAGATTAAGCCATGAGGATGCAGCGGGTGGGTGAAAGGAGGACGACGTGACCTACGGAAAGCCCCAAGAAAGCCTGACCAAAAGAGAAAGTACCAGAAATTCTCTTCTGGCTCAGGGAATTATGTAAAGACACAGAGATGAGGAGGCAGGTTGGGAGACAGATGTGACCTCCCGCCTTGGGGCTAAAGTCCTTGGGGTCAAAGTCTTCTCTGATAAGTGGAGGAAAGAGTAATGTTTCTGTTGGGGTCTGTAGGAGGCGAATGTACCAACCCTTGGCTCTCAGGCCTCAGGAGGTGAGGAAAAGACCAAGAAGTTCCCACAAGCCcccaggggaggaagaggaggtcaCTGAAAGTCAGGCTGGGTAGCCACCAGAGAAGGCTGTCACTGTGGCCAGGAGGCTGAGTAACCCAAACCAGTGTCAAGTCGGAGTCCCCCCGGATCTCAGGAGTATCAGTGCCAGCCAGACCTGAGGAACAGCTAAGTCAGCGGGGAGGACCGCCGGGCCCCAGGGAGACAGAGAACACAGCACAAGTTACAGACACGGGCACCCAGTGGCAGCAAAACGCCCAGGAATGAGAAAGTCCCACTACACACACCCAAGAACCAGCAGGAACTCAGGAGTCCTACTGTGTGTGTCCCGGGGCTTGAAGTCACGTAAGCCTCCACGGCACATCTTGGAAAGGAGGAAACTGGTGAGGGTAGGGGAGAAAGGGTAAAAGAGTGAGTCACCCAAAAAAGAGAATGTTCCTGAAAAGATCACTCCAGGGATTGGATTGGattcaattcatttttttttcctccactatCCAGTGGGAGTCAGGGGTGGGGCTTGAAAGGAAAATCATATAAGTTATAGAGAAGAATGAAGCTGCAGTTTCTTGGCAGATCTCAATCGAGTGTGAGTATATAGGTGATTCCAGTTCAGATGCTATGAAAATAGGTCCTAAAGATTTCTGGAGGTTCAAAGCAGGTTTTTGTGCTTGATCTAGAACATGAGAACAAGAGGGGACACTAGAAATCCTCAAATCCCTGGTATTTTCCTCTGTTTGTGCCTTAACTGATGGTGCccattctccctctccccccaccgaAGGCCCAGCAAGCTGCAAGCACTGGTATTGAAAAGATGGCATCGGCTTTGCTATACGCATTATTTGGGAATGATAATCTAGGATCTATTTTAAAGGGCTGCCACCCAGCCATTGGTCCCAACACATGTAGCTCAAAGAGGCTGCATGCAGGAATCAGAGCCATGGCACATTCGTTCCGTGGGTCAGAAGCCAACCCTTGTTTTATTAAAGTGTGTACAGGGGATTGGGAAGGAAAAGGACCACCTCGTGACGTGGCAGTGTGCACGGACACCAACACCGCAGCCAGGCTCCGCTGTCCGGGACTGTCCTGCAGGCGGCTCTTTGGAACTCTATCTGGCTGGAGCCTTGGAGAAGACCTGATGAAGCCAGTCAACCCTCTCTCGACCAGAGCTGACCATGGCATTTGCACCACTGAAGGGCAGGTGGGGAAGGCCACTGGGTCGGTTGAATGGGGAGGATTTCTTTGCTGTTTATGTAGTCTGTTTTGAAGAAACTGAGTTCTTGCAAGCAGCCCTGGTATCTTCCAAATGGTCCCAGCAGTCAGGGAGGCAGTGGCCTACCAGAAAGTTAAGCTCGACTCGCCCTCCACTGGTTTTGAAATCAGAAgccctggcacagccaaattCATGGGCAGAATCACATTTCAGGTCCACAATGCCTCGGGCAACACACGTAGGGAAGGATGCATGGAAGTACTTCTTGATGGGCCTGAGGCTCATTTCATGTTTCTCTCGATCCAGTCTTTGAAAGGCAGCACTTTGGTGAAGGCTGTGTAGAGGCTGTGGCTGCATGTTTTGTCATAGCTCCAGCTGACCAGCCCCACCAGATGCCAGCGGGGCTCAGGGGACGCCCGTCCCAGTAAGAACACAGCGGCGATGCCCCCCGTCTCTGCTGTGCAGATATCAGAGGGGGCAGTGCGGTCCCAGCCGGCACAGAACATGTTGTCCGTGACGCTCACCGGGATGCCGTGCTCCTCGTGCTGCTCCTCGCACAGCAGCGAGTCCGCCACGCTGACCACCCCCGAGCGCAGCGTGTCATTCTTGAAGCCGGGGCTCCTCACGTCGGCCAGGACATTCCAGCCTGCCACGGTGATGCGGGACTCCTGGAAGGAGGTGCTGAGGTCCCGAGGGGCCGCCAGGCAGATGGGCTGGACGCGGGTGCTGATGCGAGCCTTGTCCAGGAGCTTCAGGACGGCGATGTCCGCATCCAGCAGGATGGGGTCGTAGTTGGGATGCAGGATGATTGCAGAAATCTACCAAGGTAAGGAATGGACAGCAATTGTGAGCAGCCAACTTCATAGTGATAGGAACAGGCAAGCCCCGGGGCTGAATTATTGGGAGAAAATGTCTAAGAGACAGCTACAATTATACAGAGATACTTTCCTCAAGGGATCATAGAAAGCAACTGCTCTATTTCCAGGATTGCAAACTGAAATGTCCGCCTGGCTGGCaggttgatttttttgtttttttgtttttaacatctttattggagtataattgctttacaatggtgtgttagtttctgctttataacaaagtgaatcagttatacatatacatatggcaGGTTGTTTTAAATAAGTTGAGTGGACAGGTGAGGTTTCAGAGAACGGGAGTGCATGCCCCATGCAGAGGGGGCAGCTGCCACTTTGCTCCAGCTGACCACTGCCATGCAGAAGTGCTCATTTTGCCAGAGAATAGACTCCAGACCTCTGGCTGAAACCTCCTGGTTTTGAAATGTTGGCAaataactgattaaaaaaatatatgttagcACTATCAAAACACAAACCCCTAGAGGCTACCAGTTTGCAACGTCTGGTCCACTGTAAACATTGCATTTACCCTCAGGCCAGTAAGATAGAGCTACACCCAGGGTGGTCCACAAGACTTTTCCACAAAGTCTCCCCTGATTGTCCCCATCCTTGCTGATCATCTTCTTTGACGGGGGCCTCCAGGAGCTGACATCTGTGATACGCCGCAACATTCTTATGGATGTGTTCTATTCCTTCAACTATATTTGGGCTCATTTACTCAGGGATTCTATTGTGTTGGACTAGTCACGATATACTGGTCTGTCTCTTCCCCTAGCCTGTGGACTCTTCAGGGCAAAAACCATGCCTTATTCAGTTCTGTATGTATTCCCAGCGAATGGCATGTTGTGGGAACTCaacaatggatggatggatggatgaatggatggatggatggatggacagatggatgagctggatgggtgagtgggtggatggaagagagggagggaggcaggcagggaaaGAGAAGAATATTACAAATTTTTTAGGAGTCTCTATTTTTCCTCAAAGCCTACCTAGCACAGTGTCCTAAACATAAGAGGTGGTTACCTTTTGATGACCCCAATGATAGAAGATATTTGTtactatcttatttttaaaacaattttagggGTGAAAGACTCCATAGTCTTTCTAGATGCCCCTTTCTAGTATCTGTCAATATATATTGGCCACCTACTATGCGCCTAATATTTCCAGGCTCTGGGCTGGATGCTAAAGTGCTAAAGTGACAGGACCGACACAGTCACTGCTCGCCCGGTACTGGGAGTTGCTGAGCCAGAGGCCCGGTTTCCAGGCTGCAGCCCTGTCTCACCCGCAAGCTCTGGATGCTTTTCTCTTCCCGGTCATCATCCCTGTAGAATTTCCCCAGGACGACTTTGAGGTCTGCTGTCTTGATCACGGTGACCCTCCCCAGGTCGGTGACGCAGTGGGCAGACACCACCACGGTGCGCTCATTGACCAGGGCACCGCTGCAGACCAGGAACCACGTGTCCTTGTGCAGGCTGCTCCCGTGCACCCCGCCGGCCCTCCTGTAGATGGCAGCCTGCCATGGCCAGCGCGCCCTCTGGGTCTTCGGAGCAGTGACGTTCTCAGTTTTCCCACAGACTATGGAGAAAGCACCAGCTCAGTAATGTAAACTCAGACCTTCCCATCCAAAGGGGAATGTGTCAGTCAACCAACAGAGCACAAATCTGGAAAGGTGGACCCTACGGATGTCAAGACCACAGAGCATCTAACccgtttttcttttccctttaaacATTAATCAACCACCTTGACATGGTTGACTATAAAGTCTAGGATTACGACTGGAGGCTTACCATCCCAGCCACTTACTGGGCAAGTTGCCTAATCTCTTACAGCCTCAGTCTTCCTGCCTGCAAAATGGATACAGTAATCACAACTGTCTCCTAGGGTTCTTGAGGAGAGTGGATGAGATGATGTATATAAACAGTTAGATTCAAAATATCATGACTATTGCTATAAAGATGACCACCTCGAACTAAGCCATATTCTTCTTCTTTGACAAAGAGGATGGGGGTAGCTTAGTATGTGCAAGACCCTATTCCAGACACTTCCGTGTATTACCACAGTAATCATCATTATAACCTTGTGAGTAATTAATACCTCATAATCTAATTAATAACAATAACCTAATTAATACCATTGGGTGATGAGAATGAAAACTGGGTTAGACAGGGTAACTAAGGTGATATCACCAGAAGCCCTCTAGCACCTTTAACCCCTTCGTCACTTGGTGTTTAATAACTGCTCTGTCCCTTTTCTCCAAGTAAATATGAAAGAATTATCCACAAAAAGTATGCCCCCCTTCCCAAAAACTTCGTCTTAGATTTAAGGAGTTCATTTCTCCTGGGTAATAAGTTTAAGCCAAAGGAAGGAAGCTCTAACTGTGGAATTTCAGACTTCGCCAAGCTAGGGAAAGTGTTAGAGGGCCATTCTTTTGGACAAGGAGTTTTTCCCGAAAAAGTCTTCAATAGGGTCAGTGGCTTTTCATAGGCAGCAATGGGAGATCTAAGCTGCTCTAGACCAAGGACAGGCATTGACTCACTAGGGATGCAGGACGGGGCACGCCCACTCCACTTCCCAGTCCTCAGACATGTCCTCCGGCTGCTGCCCAGGCGGCGGTAGAAGGGTGAGATGCACTCATACTGGATCTGGGTGTGCAGATATTGGTACCCAGGGGGCAGGTCTCCAAAGGGAAGGGCTGGCTTCTTGGTAGAGGCGTCCTGCAGCTTCTGCTTGCTGAAGGCTGATGAGTATAGCTGGTGTAATGGTGTCTCCCTACATCGGAGCACCCGGCCCGGAGAGAGAGGAGGGCCAGAGACAGTCATTGTGGCTCCTTTAGTATCCAAGCAAATCCCCACGTAGATATTTGGTTACAGAGGAAGGGAAAACAGCTATCTATCtcatcctctgtgtgtgtctctctctccctttctcccctcacacctctctctctctctctctcatacacacacacacacacacacacacacacacatgaacgcCTCTTCTGCCACTGAGCAGGTCTTCTTGCACACTTCAACCTTCAATTTATTCCTCCATTTCCATTTCTGGCATGCCTCCAGCTGCCCTGGATTTTAACCAAAGAGCATAATATCTGACATAATAGCTGCTATCCAAAGGTAcgctacacatgcacacacacaaaaattaatagtGAAATTAAATAAGAAAGGAAGTTAATTTCAAGGGGGAGAAATCCAGGCGGCTGCTTTTCTCTAACCATTATCATAATGGGGCAGTATTAGGAATTGATTCAAACCGAACTGTGTTGATACAGCAGCTTGATTTAGCAATTAGCAGATGTAATTAGTCCACCTCAGAGAATAAAACCTTCTCTCAGAGCACATTGATTGGGAGAAATAAGGAGCGTTGTGTGCGAATGTGAAAAGGTCTTTTAAATGAGCCCTGAAGTTGAAGCACCCAGAGACCACTCTGGGATTCTTGGGAGGGAGGTATGCACACTACACAACTTGTGCTCATTTTATATCAGTGCATAATGACTATTAACTGACAAGTTAGAGTTCCTTTAGGCATCAGTGTTTTCATCCCATTTAATGAATGGAggaaggaagcccagagaggtagGTGGGAGTGCTGAAGGGCACACAGGAAGCTAAGACAGTGCCCCAGGCAACACAGGCAGTCATGGTTCCCACCCTGGTGTCCCTGCCATGCCAATCCATCGTAAGAAATCTGTTTCATGTGTCTGTACCGTGCTGTGCTCAGAGCAAACATTCCATCCACACTGATTTCATCCAATAAATCTTTAGCTCATGTTTAGAACCAGGTCTGCAGTTCAGGGAGCTTCTGGACTTGCAAACAAACACAGCTTTTGGCCATTGAAGGTTTGCGTTGCCTTTGGGGGTTCCTGGGTGAGCCTGGCTGCTGGAGACCATCATATCCCCGCTCCAGCAGCATATCTTCCAGAAAGACATTTACAACCAAGTTTTAGGCTTGCTTTCTCATCTACATGAGACACCTGGCACCTTGTCACCTAACCCCCCATTACAACCGCTTTACAAAATGCAAAGCCCGGTGGTGGTCTTTTTTAACAGCTCTGGGCCTCCTCTCCAAGATGTCTCCTTGGGAAGAATACTTACTGGAGAGTCCAGCCCCAGgtaaatcacaaagatcagaaagGAGGGTGGGTAGAAATACTGGATTCCACTGCCACTGTCCCCAAGGAAATGCCTTGCCCGAAAGGGAAATGGAATGAGAGAGCCAGAGGCAGAGTGAGAGATGAAGGAATATCCTGATCTTTGAATATTTCAGATCACTTGTTTGGGGTCAGTTCCAGTCACTGGGATTCATTGTTACCATTTCTAAAAGCAATAGATACTGCTTACAGGTGTTCATAGGTGCAAGGCGTTTTTAAGGCCTTTATATAAGGCTTAGTTCAAGCTTCATGCATCAGGGAGCAGACCCTGAAGACCCTGGATTTGCATCCTGGGTTTGCTCCTTCCTCTAgcaatgtgaccttgggcaagttcctcaccctctcagagcctcagtttacccatctgtaataaaaagtaataaaacctaaaatgaaatggtaataataatacttacctcaGAGGTTgtagtgaagattaaatgagctaatatatgtGAAGAACTCAGAAGTGTAACGGGCACAGAGCAAACACCCAGTAAATGCTAGCTATTTGCCTTGCATTTAATCCTTAACAGTCCCCAGAGACAAATGTTATTGTGATTACCCTTACTTTTCAAAAGAGGAACTAAAGGCTCAGCAAGCTTAGGAATTTGCCCAAGAATACCCAGTGCTAAAGAGAGATGACAGCAGGTCTTGAACCAACTGAtccaatccattcattcattcattcattcactcattcattcaatattttggGGGTATCCACCACGTGGCAGGCACCGTTCTAGGAACTAGAAGCTCAGCATGAACCAAACAGAAAATGTTTCTGCACTTAAAACTTTCACATTTTTTTGGTGGGGTACAGGGAGACAGAAATTGAACaagtaaatgaacaaaatgtCAGTAGGACAACAGGTGGAGATGGATGCCAATGTGAAAACTGGAGAGCTCTGTAAAGGCCAGAGAGCGCTGGCTAAAGAAGTCAGCTCAGCggtcagggtggaggtggggttgctatttttaaaaggatggTCTTGGAAGGTCTCTCTGCCAGGTAAAAACTAAGCAGGGAACTGAAGGAAACCAGGCACTAAGCCTCGTTGAAATCCAGTGGAAGCAGGTTCCTTCTGGAGCCATGGGTGTAAGGTTCAGTAGCTGCCACCAGGGGTCCCCACCTCTATCTTTCCAGGAAAAAAGCTGGGTGGGTGTCCCTGAGGCCTCACATCCCTCATCAGGGGCAAGTCATTCATCTCCGGTTCCTGGCCCCACCAGCCTGCCTCATCTGATTGGTCACTACCAAGAACATCTTCCTAAGCCACAGCTGGCTGCATAATAAATACGTAGTAATTTCAGGAAGACTCGAGTATTAAAATCCAGTTCCTCAAAGACCATCTTAAAGTCTGGCTTCCCACCAGCACTTACTTTCCCACAATCCAATGAAATCTGTGCATCTTCCAACAGTTGCTACCTCTTGGCTAAAGGCAGCTGGCTAATAAGCCTCCATCTAATGAGCCCTATTCTTCCTTGGCCAGTCAGCACTGAGTGTCCCTAAGAAACCTCAGACCGTCTTTGGCCAAacaccagtggggaaagggggtgggagaggaacgttcattcgcctttaaagcagaatTCAGGTGTTTCAACCTCACCTTGACTGAACCTGCATTGGAAGAACTCTCCGTCTCACCAGGTCTGAGATCTTTGGTTCTCGAcaggctaggaaaaaaaaaaaaaaaaaaaagacagtgctgCATAATCCTTTTCCATATTAACTGTTCACACCATTCAGTTCAGATTCGTACCTGACCACCCTTTCTGGAGACCAGTGCACATTCCCCAGGCTTTCAGAGGTAAGACACGTTAGCCAAACTTGGACAGCTCGCTTAGCAAAAGAGCATGCTGAGTTTTATCTAAATTGGCAACCCCCTCTGAAGAACCCCAGTAGAATAAACACCTCTGCAGAGCTGCTCCCCCCAGGTGATCTGAAACAATGGTAATTAATAGATTAGGATTATCTGTTCACATAAATAGTATTGGCGAACTTAATCAATACAGAATAAAAGCCAAGGTCAAGGTTCTAAAATAGAGCCCAGCAGAGTGAATCACAAGGTTCTCATTTAAAACCAGACAGCAGTGTTAACCATCAATAACTCTTGAGTAACTGATTCCTCCATGTCTCTGCAACTAAGGCCCCTAATGACCCTTTGAGGGCAACTCAAAGCCCAGTTTAATTTTTTCGAAGTTTCTCTTTCTTCACAAGTGAAAAGGAATCCTTCCCATCTCACTTTCCCAATCAAGCAGCCAACATTCCTCTAATTAGCAACCTAGGGAACTCTGCTTGTATTAATTTGTAAGAGAAGAGTTGAC is a window of Eschrichtius robustus isolate mEscRob2 chromosome 11, mEscRob2.pri, whole genome shotgun sequence DNA encoding:
- the PAMR1 gene encoding inactive serine protease PAMR1 isoform X1, translating into MDLGWWPQLGLTFLQLLLISSLPREYTVINEDCPGAEWNIMCRECCEYDQVKCACPGKKEVVGYTIPCCRNEENECDSCLIHPGCTIFENCKTCRNGSWGGTLDDFYVKGIYCAECHAGWYGGDCMRCGQVLRVPKGQILLESYPLNAHCEWTIHAKPGFVIQLRVVMLSLEFDYMCQYDYVEVRDGDSSDSQIIRRFCGNERPAPIRSTGPSLHVLFHSDGSKNFDGFHAIFEEITACSSSPCFHDGTCLLHNTGSYKCACLAGYTGQHCENLLEERNCSDPGDPVNGYKKITGGPGLINGRYAKIGTVLTFFCNNSYVLSGNEMRTCQQNGEWSGKQPICIKACREPKISDLVRRRVLPMQVQSRETPLHQLYSSAFSKQKLQDASTKKPALPFGDLPPGYQYLHTQIQYECISPFYRRLGSSRRTCLRTGKWSGRAPSCIPICGKTENVTAPKTQRARWPWQAAIYRRAGGVHGSSLHKDTWFLVCSGALVNERTVVVSAHCVTDLGRVTVIKTADLKVVLGKFYRDDDREEKSIQSLRISAIILHPNYDPILLDADIAVLKLLDKARISTRVQPICLAAPRDLSTSFQESRITVAGWNVLADVRSPGFKNDTLRSGVVSVADSLLCEEQHEEHGIPVSVTDNMFCAGWDRTAPSDICTAETGGIAAVFLLGRASPEPRWHLVGLVSWSYDKTCSHSLYTAFTKVLPFKDWIERNMK
- the PAMR1 gene encoding inactive serine protease PAMR1 isoform X2, with translation MDLGWWPQLGLTFLQLLLISSLPREYTVINEDCPGAEWNIMCRECCEYDQVKCACPGKKEVVGYTIPCCRNEENECDSCLIHPGCTIFENCKTCRNGSWGGTLDDFYVKGIYCAECHAGWYGGDCMRCGQVLRVPKGQILLESYPLNAHCEWTIHAKPGFVIQLRVVMLSLEFDYMCQYDYVEVRDGDSSDSQIIRRFCGNERPAPIRSTGPSLHVLFHSDGSKNFDGFHAIFEEITVLEERNCSDPGDPVNGYKKITGGPGLINGRYAKIGTVLTFFCNNSYVLSGNEMRTCQQNGEWSGKQPICIKACREPKISDLVRRRVLPMQVQSRETPLHQLYSSAFSKQKLQDASTKKPALPFGDLPPGYQYLHTQIQYECISPFYRRLGSSRRTCLRTGKWSGRAPSCIPICGKTENVTAPKTQRARWPWQAAIYRRAGGVHGSSLHKDTWFLVCSGALVNERTVVVSAHCVTDLGRVTVIKTADLKVVLGKFYRDDDREEKSIQSLRISAIILHPNYDPILLDADIAVLKLLDKARISTRVQPICLAAPRDLSTSFQESRITVAGWNVLADVRSPGFKNDTLRSGVVSVADSLLCEEQHEEHGIPVSVTDNMFCAGWDRTAPSDICTAETGGIAAVFLLGRASPEPRWHLVGLVSWSYDKTCSHSLYTAFTKVLPFKDWIERNMK